DNA sequence from the Lycium barbarum isolate Lr01 chromosome 5, ASM1917538v2, whole genome shotgun sequence genome:
ACTTTTTTCCTCCGAATCAGTAGCTTTTAACTTCCCACGTATTCCTTTGTTACCACagtaaaagagaaaaaaaaaaagccattGGCGCCAAACATATAAGATTCTCTAATATCTTCACCCCGCGCGCGCGAAAATGAAAAATACCAAAACACATGCAATTCCCGCCATCTCCATATCCATTAAACCCTCACGAAAATGCGACCCGAATTCCCCATTTCCTCTTCACTCACCAAACCCGAAATACTCAAATGGATCTTTCCGACATTGCCCGAAAACTCAACCTCTCCGAAACCAAACACATCGTACGTAAAGCTGCTGAGCTACGTCGTCTCGCTGATGTCCAATTCGATTCATCTGTAATTGGTGTCGTAAGTGACGATATCATAATGACTTTTTTGTtttaattgaattgaattgaactgttgaattgattttttttttttttgtaggggGAGATATGCAAGGCTATAATTTGCTTAGAGATTGCTGCTTCTAGGTATATACATTTTTGTTCTCTTTTCCAATCGTTTTTGAGTGAATTCTGTTCCAATGTGAATTGGGGGATTCACTGGTGATGACTGATGAGATCCAATCAATCAATTCTGGGTATTCATAATTTGTTGGGGGTTGTTTGTATAAGTTTTGGGATTGACTATTGAATCCTAGATTTCAATTTTGGGTTGATTAATAAAAATTGGTGTTAAGTAGAGTCAGATTATTTCAATGGGTTCATTTTGGATGTCAATTTGTACTACTGATGAATCAAGCAACTGGGCAAGTCTGTTCTATTTGATAGTACTAATTTCGTATAAAtattactcccttcgtctcaatttatgttaCACTCTTTCTTGTTTAGCAAGTCCCACAAAGAATGTCACCtttatatatttagtaacaatttaactttaaactacGTATTTTACCTTTAATGAGATGATTATAGCCACACAATATTTTGGATTTATTTAacatcacaagtttcaaaagtttttctttatttcttaaactttgtgacCGGTCAAACACCtcaacataaattgggacagagggagtactaaatATTTTGTTTGTAGGGAAATTCAATGGTCTATTTATAGTATTGCATAAAAATAAGACAAGAATGTACTCCTGTTAGAAATGATCGAGACAAAATTACTTGAAGTAGTGATGCTGTTGTAAAATGTGGGATAAGAGTAATATCTGTCTATGATTTCtaatatgttgtgatgataaatGTAGGATGGACGTGGTGTTTGATCGTCAGGCAGCGATAAAATTGAGTGGGATGTCGGAGAAGGCTTACAACAGATCATTCACTTCAATGCAAAATGGAATTGGAGTGAAGTAAGTTCTTAAATCTTTTATTTCACTTTACATTTTCCTTTTGTGAATCTGTACATGCCTTTTGGAGCCAAATGTTGTTTTGTTACATGTTAGATTCTTGCTGATGTGAACATTTCTACATTGCAGAAACAAGCTTGATATTAGAGAATTGGCAATTCAGTTTGGGTGTATCAGGCTCATTCCTTTTGTTTCAAAAGGTCTATCATTGTAAGTTTGATCATCTACTTTGAACTCATGGTTTTACAGATTGTGTTTCTTTGATTTTTCTGCCTATGATGTTTGATCTAGTGTTTGGGAGCCTAATTGGACAAGAATAAGCTGCATTTGTTTTGCTTTATATATGGGATTTGAGAGTTGATTTCTCATACAACCATTCAACTAATGGAATTTGTTCAAGAAAGTTACTTTTCTTTATTTTGTAGCAGAAAAATTACTCAACTCTTGTCATTTCACACGGAAAGTTGAGTGGCTTTTTGTGTGAAATGGTAAGAGTTAAGTGAAGAAAAGTGACCTTTTGTGTGAAATGGTAAGAGTTGAGAGTGATTTTTCTGTTACAAATTAAAGAAAAGTGACTTAATTGCATAATCTCTATTAATTGAGTGACTATCTAAGAAATCAACTCTGGGATTTGATTTGGCATGTTCGGTGACCTATCTGGGCTTGTTCTCTCTGAATTTCAGCATGCTAGAGATACTAGTTCGATGGGTTATAAGTTAGATTTTGATCAGTCCAATTTGTTATTATTCAGATACAAGGACAGGTTTCGTGCATCCTTGCCACCTTCTCGAAGGGCAAGTGCTGATTTCAGCCGGCCTGTGTTCACTGCTGCTGCGTTTTATCTATGCGCGAAAAGGCACAAGGTTTGTTCTATCTACTCTTCAAGCATTGGTAGTCCTGTTTTCTTGCACTAGTTGTAGCAGCATTATAATTTGGTATAAACTGCCTCATAGTTCTCTTCATCTGTGTTTTGCAGCTCAAGGTTGATAAAATGAAGTTAATTGAACTTTGTGGCACATCAGAATCTGAATTTGCTAATGTAAGGCCTTATGCTTCTTTCATTTATTTACTTAAGCTATCAGTTTGATATACAATGGTTCTAATATTTTTATATGGATTGACGTGATACAGGTTTCTACCTCGATGAATGATCTTTGTTTCGATGTTTTTGGTACATCAAAGGAGAAAAAAGATCCCAAGACAGTGAAGGGAAACCGAGGTAACGCATGCTGATTAAGTTCCTCTTTATTTCAAGCAAAATGTGGTTCAGCTCTTTTCAAGACACATATGATGGGTACTTTAACATAGTAATTTGCATATGCAGAGCTGCTAGATGCATTACCTGAAAAAAGGAGGGTTGAAGATGGCGGCTACTCATCTGAGGATGATAATGTAAATCATAAGCTCTCTCTTGAATTTTGCTACTAGTTAATGATTCCATAACACTAATCAACATAAATAAGGAACACACAAGCTATCAATTCAGATGTAAAAATCTGTATGTGCATATGCGATGAATAGGGTCTGTTGCAACCTACATGGATGCTTATTTGAACCATAGATTAGAAAAAAATATGAACTTGACTGGTTACTGGATTGTCCTTTTCACCATAAACAAAAGCATGGTTGAATGCAGTTAATAATCTCTGCCATTATAATCTTTGAAAATTTTGTGATGCAGTTATATAGTTATTGTTCTTACATCTCGTTTTGAGTTGTTAATTACTGACTTTTGAGACCTTCCATTGTGCAGTCATCAGCTTACAAGAAGCGCAAACGTATGGACGAACATGCATATGAGGAATGGAAATCTACTGTCCTTGCATCAAAAAATCAAACTGGCCAAAAAGGTACAGTAAATGCATATCCTATCCATAAATAAGAGTGTTCAGCGAGCATTTTGTAACAACATTAGCTTATGGAGATTGTTTATTCTTGTAGCTCCCAAAAAAACCAAACAAGCCCGGCTGGACTTCATGAAGAAAGTTCCTGAAACACAAGTGCAAGCAACATAATTCTCAATTGTCCTTTTCAATTAGACAAAATTTAGTTGATTTTTGAATACAGTGGAGAACATGATTGGGAAGAAACTTCCTTTTGGTTTCTTGATAGCATAGTTTactagaagaaggaaaaaaaaaaaaaaaagagatggtgGTAAGCCACTAAATGAATGTCCATTTGGATTAATGTTCTGCTTAACAGCAAAGTTTCTCTGTACATATATAGATTATTCTTGTTTAATTATCACAACACATGCTTTTGGAAGCTCAATTATTGTGTTTGTTGTGAACTTATTCTTCACCAATACTTAAAATCACTTTTCTTATTATATTTATAGTCCTTGTTCCACAATAACTATCATGTATTACCTATCCTAAATTAGTCATCCATCTTTTATTCTTCACGAATTGGTCAAATGAAAAAGATGCTTCCATAATTGAGGACCTTGTTTTTTGAAGCTAAAATAGAAAAGGATACTTTCGCAATTGGTGACCTAGTATTTGAAAGAAAAA
Encoded proteins:
- the LOC132641549 gene encoding origin of replication complex subunit 6 → MDLSDIARKLNLSETKHIVRKAAELRRLADVQFDSSVIGVGEICKAIICLEIAASRMDVVFDRQAAIKLSGMSEKAYNRSFTSMQNGIGVKNKLDIRELAIQFGCIRLIPFVSKGLSLYKDRFRASLPPSRRASADFSRPVFTAAAFYLCAKRHKLKVDKMKLIELCGTSESEFANVSTSMNDLCFDVFGTSKEKKDPKTVKGNRELLDALPEKRRVEDGGYSSEDDNSSAYKKRKRMDEHAYEEWKSTVLASKNQTGQKAPKKTKQARLDFMKKVPETQVQAT